The Oscillospiraceae bacterium genome contains the following window.
TCATTGCTGGCACCTGTCGTGATGGAGTGGAAGATCAGCTCCTCAGCGGCGCGGCCGCCGGTCAGGGTGGCGATCTTGTTCAGGATCTCCTCCTTGGTCATCAGGGTGTGGTCGCCGTCCTCGACCTGCATCGTAAAGCCCAGCGCACCGGAGGTACGCGGCACGATGGTGATCTTCTGCACGGGGGCGCTGTTCGTCTGCAGTGCCGCCACCAGTGCATGGCCGACCTCATGGTAGGAGACGATGCACTTTTCTTTATTGTTCAGGATCTTATTCTTCTTCTGCGCACCGGCCAAAATCGTGTCCACAGCCTCCTGCAGGTCAAACTGGGTCACGGCCTTGCGGCGGTGGCGCACCGCACAGAGGGCTGCCTCGTTCACAATGTTGGCCAGCTCGGCACCGGAGGCACCGGGCGTCATCCGGGCGATAACGGAAAAATCACAGTCGGGGCCAAGGCGCACCTTTTTGGCGTGCAGGCGCAGGATACTCTCGCGCCCCTTGAGGTCGGGCAGCTCGACCGGCACGCGCCGGTCAAAGCGGCCGGGGCGGGTCAGCGCCGGGTCAAGCGACTCCGGCCGGTTCGTGGCTGCCAGAATGACAACGCCCTTGGCGGCGTCAAAGCCGTCCATCTCGGTCAGCAGCTGGTTCAGGGTCTGCTCGCGCTCATCGTTACCGCCGAGGTTTGCCCCGCCGTCACGCTTTTTGCCGATCGTGTCGATCTCATCAATAAAGACGATGCATGGTGCTTTTTCGCCTGCCTGCTTAAACAGGTCGCGCACCTTGCTTGCGCCCATGCCGACAAACATCTCGACAAACTCACTGCCGGCGATCGAGAAGAACGGCACACCGGCCTCACCGGCGACCGCGCGGGCCAGCAGCGTTTTGCCGGTACCCGGAGGGCCGACAAGCAGCACGCCCTTGGGCATCTTGGCGCCGATGTCCTCGTATTTCTTGGGGTTGTGCAGAAAGTCTACGATCTCCTGCAAACTCTCCTTGGCCTCGTCCTCACCGGCGACATCATTGAACTTGATGCCGGTCTCATCATCGACAACATACTGCTTGGCACCGGATTTGCCGCCGAACAGCATTGCATTGCCGCCGGCACCGCCCATCTGCTCCATCTTTTTGGAAGCCCAGCGGTTGATGAACCAGAACAGCAGGATCATCGGCAGGAAGGAGATGATAAGGTTCAGCAGCGAGTCCCAGATCGTCGGGCTTTGGTAGACGGTGCCAAACTCCACGCCCGCATCCTCCAGCCGCGCCACGAGGTTGTTGTCCTGCGCGATGGCGTTCGTTTTGAAGGAGTTTTCGTTCTTGTCCACAAAATAGATCTGCTGGTCCTCGATCTGGACGGTGGCCAGCTCCTTGCTCTCCAGCATCTGCAGGAAGGTGCTGTAGTTCACGCTCTTGACACCGGCCTGCATCAGCGCCGGATACAGGAAGATGTTGCTCAAAATCACGATTGCC
Protein-coding sequences here:
- the ftsH gene encoding ATP-dependent zinc metalloprotease FtsH; translated protein: MKETTQPPKDPKKKLWVGYAVILAIVILSNIFLYPALMQAGVKSVNYSTFLQMLESKELATVQIEDQQIYFVDKNENSFKTNAIAQDNNLVARLEDAGVEFGTVYQSPTIWDSLLNLIISFLPMILLFWFINRWASKKMEQMGGAGGNAMLFGGKSGAKQYVVDDETGIKFNDVAGEDEAKESLQEIVDFLHNPKKYEDIGAKMPKGVLLVGPPGTGKTLLARAVAGEAGVPFFSIAGSEFVEMFVGMGASKVRDLFKQAGEKAPCIVFIDEIDTIGKKRDGGANLGGNDEREQTLNQLLTEMDGFDAAKGVVILAATNRPESLDPALTRPGRFDRRVPVELPDLKGRESILRLHAKKVRLGPDCDFSVIARMTPGASGAELANIVNEAALCAVRHRRKAVTQFDLQEAVDTILAGAQKKNKILNNKEKCIVSYHEVGHALVAALQTNSAPVQKITIVPRTSGALGFTMQVEDGDHTLMTKEEILNKIATLTGGRAAEELIFHSITTGASNDIEQATKLARALVTRYGMTEDFDMVALETVNNAYLGGDASLACSEQTAAKVDAKVVEIVQAEHRKAYKLLADNKRKLDEIAQYLYEKETISGEEFMRILNAQPQLPAGTSADSTNAVQ